In Clupea harengus chromosome 1, Ch_v2.0.2, whole genome shotgun sequence, one DNA window encodes the following:
- the gspt1l gene encoding G1 to S phase transition 1, like isoform X1 encodes MDPRDTAPDSWEQEDDGEAPVDVQLSAFACLNVNAKPFVPNINAAEFVPSFGPKEPTENPDSGGGDTVASMEIAEPVVAPLENGDAEMAVEETWEQKGAEPSEAEPGGGSGEDEVPTDDSPQDEGMEDEEETPAPKVVPVPKDAPKKEHVNVVFIGHVDAGKSTIGGQIMYLTGMVEKRTLEKYEREAKEKNRETWYLSWALDTNQEERDKGKTVEVGRAYFETEKKHFTILDAPGHKSFVPNMIGGASQADLAVLVISARKGEFETGFERGGQTREHSMLAKTAGVKHLIVLVNKMDDPTVNWSLERYEECKEKLVPFLRKVGFNPKKDIHFMPCSGLTGANLKEPAEDMCSWYTGLPFIPHLDSLPNLNRASDGPVRLPIVDKYKDMGTVVLGKLESGSISKGQQIIMMPNRQTVEVMTLLSDDVETDDAGPGENLKLRLKGIEEEEILPGFILCTGENLCHTGRTFDAQIVIIEHKSIICPGYGAVLHIHTCIEEVQITALICLVDKKSGEKSKTRPRFVKQDQVCIARLRTAGTICLETFKDFPQMGRFTLRDEGKTIAIGKVLKLVAEKE; translated from the exons ATGGACCCGAGAGACACAGCCCCGGATTCTTGGGAACAGGAGGACGATGGCGAGGCCCCCGTCGACGTGCAACTATCGGCCTTCGCTTGCCTTAACGTGAACGCCAAGCCGTTTGTCCCAAATATTAATGCGGCAGAATTTGTTCCGTCCTTCGGTCCGAAAGAGCCCACGGAAAATCCTGACTCTGGTG gtggtgATACAGTTGCCAGCATGGAGATTGCAGAACCTGTAG tggctCCCTTGGAGAACGGGGATGCAGAGATGGCCGTCGAGGAGACGTGGGAGCAGAAAGGAGCGGAGCCCAGCGAAGCAGAGCCAGGAGGCGGGTCGGGGGAAGACGAGGTTCCGACGGACGACTCGCCACAGGACGAAGggatggaggatgaggaggaaacGCCAGCCCCCAAAGTGGTTCCCGTCCCGAAAGACGCCCCCAAGAAAGAGCACGTTAACGTGGTGTTTATTGGCCATGTCG ATGCTGGCAAGTCCACAATTGGAGGTCAAATCAT GTATCTGACGGGCATGGTGGAGAAGAGAACTCTGGAGAAATACGAGAGGGAAGCAAAAGAGAAGAACAGGGAGACCtg GTACCTCTCTTGGGCTCTCGACACAaaccaggaggagagagacaaagggaagaCCGTGGAGGTTGGACGTGCATACTTTGAGACGGAGAAAAAGCACTTTACCATCCTGGATGCCCCAGGCCACAAAAGCTTTGTCCCTAACATGATTGGCGGGGCATCGCAAGCTGACCTGGCAGTGTTG GTGATCTCGGCCAGGAAAGGCGAGTTTGAGACAGGCTTTGAGAGGGGTGGCCAGACACGGGAGCACTCCATGTTGGCCAAAACTGCGGGAGTCAAGCATCTGATTGTTCTGGTCAACAAAATGGACGACCCCACAGTGAACTGGAGTCTGGAGAG GTATGAAGAATGTAAGGAGAAACTTGTGCCATTTTTGAGGAAGGTCGGCTTCAACCCCAAAAAAGACATTCACTTCATGCCATGCTCTGGACTGACGGGGGCCAATCTAAAAGAACCAGCTGAAGATATGTGCTCTTGGTATAC AGGGTTACCATTCATTCCACATCTGGACAGTTTGCCAAACTTAAACAGAGCAAGTGACGGACCAGTGAGGTTACCGATTGTAGATAAATACAAG GACATGGGCACTGTGGTTCTTGGGAAGCTGGAGTCGGGATCAATCAGCAAAGGACAGCAAATTATCATGATGCCCAACAGG CAAACTGTGGAAGTTATGACTTTGCTCTCGGACGACGTGGAGACGGACGACGCAGGACCAGGAGAGAACCTGAAGCTGCGGCTCAAGGGtatcgaggaggaggagatcctCCCGGGCTTCATCCTCTGCACCGGCGAGAACCTCTGCCACACGGGCCGCACTTTCGATGCCCAG ATTGTCATCATTGAACACAAGTCCATCATCTGTCCTGGTTACGGTGCAGTTCTTCACATCCACACCTGCATTGAAGAAGTGCAAATTACG GCCTTAATCTGTTTGGTAGACAAAAAGTCAGGCGAGAAGAGCAAGACGCGACCTCGCTTTGTTAAGCAGGACCAAGTGTGCATCGCCCGGCTGCGGACTGCAGGGACTATCTGCCTTGAGACCTTCAAAGACTTCCCTCAGATGGGACGCTTCACCCTGCGGGATGAAG GTAAAACCATTGCCATTGGGAAGGTGCTGAAGCTCGttgcagagaaagagtga
- the gspt1l gene encoding G1 to S phase transition 1, like isoform X2 produces the protein MEIAEPVVAPLENGDAEMAVEETWEQKGAEPSEAEPGGGSGEDEVPTDDSPQDEGMEDEEETPAPKVVPVPKDAPKKEHVNVVFIGHVDAGKSTIGGQIMYLTGMVEKRTLEKYEREAKEKNRETWYLSWALDTNQEERDKGKTVEVGRAYFETEKKHFTILDAPGHKSFVPNMIGGASQADLAVLVISARKGEFETGFERGGQTREHSMLAKTAGVKHLIVLVNKMDDPTVNWSLERYEECKEKLVPFLRKVGFNPKKDIHFMPCSGLTGANLKEPAEDMCSWYTGLPFIPHLDSLPNLNRASDGPVRLPIVDKYKDMGTVVLGKLESGSISKGQQIIMMPNRQTVEVMTLLSDDVETDDAGPGENLKLRLKGIEEEEILPGFILCTGENLCHTGRTFDAQIVIIEHKSIICPGYGAVLHIHTCIEEVQITALICLVDKKSGEKSKTRPRFVKQDQVCIARLRTAGTICLETFKDFPQMGRFTLRDEGKTIAIGKVLKLVAEKE, from the exons ATGGAGATTGCAGAACCTGTAG tggctCCCTTGGAGAACGGGGATGCAGAGATGGCCGTCGAGGAGACGTGGGAGCAGAAAGGAGCGGAGCCCAGCGAAGCAGAGCCAGGAGGCGGGTCGGGGGAAGACGAGGTTCCGACGGACGACTCGCCACAGGACGAAGggatggaggatgaggaggaaacGCCAGCCCCCAAAGTGGTTCCCGTCCCGAAAGACGCCCCCAAGAAAGAGCACGTTAACGTGGTGTTTATTGGCCATGTCG ATGCTGGCAAGTCCACAATTGGAGGTCAAATCAT GTATCTGACGGGCATGGTGGAGAAGAGAACTCTGGAGAAATACGAGAGGGAAGCAAAAGAGAAGAACAGGGAGACCtg GTACCTCTCTTGGGCTCTCGACACAaaccaggaggagagagacaaagggaagaCCGTGGAGGTTGGACGTGCATACTTTGAGACGGAGAAAAAGCACTTTACCATCCTGGATGCCCCAGGCCACAAAAGCTTTGTCCCTAACATGATTGGCGGGGCATCGCAAGCTGACCTGGCAGTGTTG GTGATCTCGGCCAGGAAAGGCGAGTTTGAGACAGGCTTTGAGAGGGGTGGCCAGACACGGGAGCACTCCATGTTGGCCAAAACTGCGGGAGTCAAGCATCTGATTGTTCTGGTCAACAAAATGGACGACCCCACAGTGAACTGGAGTCTGGAGAG GTATGAAGAATGTAAGGAGAAACTTGTGCCATTTTTGAGGAAGGTCGGCTTCAACCCCAAAAAAGACATTCACTTCATGCCATGCTCTGGACTGACGGGGGCCAATCTAAAAGAACCAGCTGAAGATATGTGCTCTTGGTATAC AGGGTTACCATTCATTCCACATCTGGACAGTTTGCCAAACTTAAACAGAGCAAGTGACGGACCAGTGAGGTTACCGATTGTAGATAAATACAAG GACATGGGCACTGTGGTTCTTGGGAAGCTGGAGTCGGGATCAATCAGCAAAGGACAGCAAATTATCATGATGCCCAACAGG CAAACTGTGGAAGTTATGACTTTGCTCTCGGACGACGTGGAGACGGACGACGCAGGACCAGGAGAGAACCTGAAGCTGCGGCTCAAGGGtatcgaggaggaggagatcctCCCGGGCTTCATCCTCTGCACCGGCGAGAACCTCTGCCACACGGGCCGCACTTTCGATGCCCAG ATTGTCATCATTGAACACAAGTCCATCATCTGTCCTGGTTACGGTGCAGTTCTTCACATCCACACCTGCATTGAAGAAGTGCAAATTACG GCCTTAATCTGTTTGGTAGACAAAAAGTCAGGCGAGAAGAGCAAGACGCGACCTCGCTTTGTTAAGCAGGACCAAGTGTGCATCGCCCGGCTGCGGACTGCAGGGACTATCTGCCTTGAGACCTTCAAAGACTTCCCTCAGATGGGACGCTTCACCCTGCGGGATGAAG GTAAAACCATTGCCATTGGGAAGGTGCTGAAGCTCGttgcagagaaagagtga
- the nde1 gene encoding nuclear distribution protein nudE homolog 1, which translates to MSDSEPPKFASIEDERDYWKEQAVQHQQRAQEALEELQEFQQMSRDYEVELETELKQCETRNRELLNMNNRLGMELENYKEKYETQHSEAVRHISTLEGDLAETTAIKDQLHKYVRELEQANDDLERAKRATIMSLEDFEQRMNGVIERNAFLESELDEKENLLESMQRLKDEARDLRQELAVKQKQERRPSLSLSKDAVAAEPTPPPSRPTSALPTPSRPPGSPSAFNTPPASQSRGEGLVGSPLTTSARISALNIVGELLRKVGNLESKLATCRELHVSDKTQIRQNLPASSGTPASQRESPDMQANTNGLYDKGLVRRLDFGPGPKILL; encoded by the exons ATGAGTGATTCCGAGCCACCGAAGTTTGCGTCCATTGAAGATGAAAGAGATTACTGGAAGGAGCAAGCTGTGCAGCATCAACAAAG GGCGCAAGAGGCCCTGGAGGAGTTGCAGGAGTTCCAGCAGATGAGCAGGGACTATGAGGTGGAACTGGAGACGGAGCTGAAGCAGTGCGAAACACGGAACCGGGAGCTGCTCAACATGAACAACCGTTTGGGCATGGAGCTGGAGAACTACAAG GAGAAATACGAGACCCAGCACTCCGAGGCTGTCCGACACATATCCACTCTGGAGGGGGACCTGGCCGAGACCACTGCCATCAAGGACCAGCTGCACAAATACGTCCGGGAGTTGGAGCAGGCCAACGATGACCTGGAGAGAGCCAAGAG GGCCACCATCATGTCTCTAGAGGATTTTGAGCAGAGGATGAACGGTGTGATCGAGAGGAACGCCTTTCTGGAGAGCgagctggatgagaaggagaacCTGCTAGAGTCAATGCAGAGACTAAAGGATGAAGCCAGAG aCCTGAGGCAGGAGCTGGCGGTAAAGCAGAAACAGGAGCGTCGGCCGTCTCTCAGTCTGTCCAAAGACGCCGTGGCAGCGgagcccacccccccaccctcccggCCCACCTCTGcgctccccaccccctccagacCCCCGGGCTCCCCCAGTGCCTTCAACACACCGCCAGCCTCACAGAGCAGGG GGGAGGGTTTGGTGGGAAGCCCTCTAACTACCTCAGCACGTATATCAGCTCTGAACATCGTTGGGGAGCTGTTGAGGAAAGTCGGG AACCTGGAGTCTAAGCTGGCTACCTGCAGAGAACTGCATGTGAGCGACAAGACCCAGATCCGGCAGAACCTTCCGGCATCATCGGGGACGCCCGCCAGCCAGCGAGAGAGCCCCGACATGCAGGCCAACACCAACGGCCTCTATGACAAGGG TTTGGTGAGGCGGCTAGATTTCGGACCAGGACCTAAGATTCTGCTCTGA